The Nitrosococcus watsonii C-113 genome includes the window TTGTTACAAGAAAGAATCAATACAGTCGTTTTCACTTCTATAACGTATTGTTCAATATTCATGAGCTAGCAAAAAGTGCTGGAACTACAACGCTGGCAATAATAAATAAAAGTGCTTTCTCACAGATAAGCTTACTTTCCCCCCTCCCCGAACAACAAAAAATCGCCGCCATCCTGTCTTCCGTCGATGAGGTGATTGAAAAAACACGCGCCCAGATCGACAAGCTGAAAGACCTGAAAACTGCCATGATGCAGGAACTGTTGACCAAGGGGATTGGGCACAGAGAATTCAAGGATTCGCCGGTGGGAAGGATTCCGGCTGGGTGGGATGTTATGCAGATGGACTCGGTGACAAAAGTTATCGATTCCCTACATCAAACACCCAAGTTTTCCTCTGAAGGGCTGCCTATGATTCGGGTGAGCGACATTAAGTCCGGAAAGGTAAATACAGAAAAAGCTTTTAAGGTAAATGAAGAAGTATTTAAGCAGTTCACTAAGAATCACAAGCCGAGAAAAGGCGACTTACTTATGAGTCGTGTTGGTAGCTATGGAGTGTGCTGCCACTTAGATCGTGATGTCGATCTTTGTCTTGGTCAAAATACAGTGGCTACTGACAGAGTTGATCAGCAACGTCAACTTTGTATTGGTAAGCTGTGTAATTGAGAAGCGTCGGTTACGAAACCGATACCAAAATCCTGACAATCCTTATCACTTGGCCTTAGCTCTTGGGCTGGAGCGCATCTATCGATTCCTGCAAGAGAAGGAACAAGATAACAGGTTGACCCATATCATTGTGGAGCGGTGCGGCAAAAAAGAGGATGACGAACTGGAGCTGGAATTTCGTCGGGTCTGCGATGGCGCTAATTGGTTTAAGCGGGTGCTGCCGTTTGATATCTGCTTTGCGGATAAAAAGACCAACTCCGCCGGTTTGCAGTTAGCCGATCTAGTGGCACGCCCGGTGGGGATGAGTGTATTGCGCCCGAAGCAGGACAATCGTGCTTTTGAGGCGCTAAGACCGAAATTCTATTGCCGGAGCGGGAGAAATAACGTGGGTCGTCACTTCGAAGGGTGGGGGCTGAAGAAGTTTCCGTGAGCAAATCGCTTGATTTAAAAAGCGAAAAGCCCCGATGAAACTCACCGAGGCTTGGACGCCGACCGGGAATCCCCCAGTCCACTTTACAAACAGTATGGGGTCTGCTCCCTGTAAGGTCAAGCCTGTGGAATATAAAAATATTATGATAGCGCTTTCAGGAGAAACACCATGACTGCGGATATTCGCTGGCAACAGCGCTACGCTAACTACCGCCGGGCGCTGGCCCACCTGAACAACGCCGTGGCCTTGAGCCGCGAACGACCCCTATCGGAGCTAGAGCAACAGGGCCTGATCCAAAGCTTCGAGTTCACCCATGAACTGGCCTGGAACTGCCTCAAGGATTATCTACAGTATCAGGGAACGCAGAATCTCATGGGTTCCCGGGATGCCACCCGCAAAGCGTTCTCGGTGGGCCTCATTGGGCAGGGAGAGG containing:
- a CDS encoding restriction endonuclease subunit S, whose protein sequence is MSPADFDGRVYVEKTVRTVTKKGASKGRLLPKDSILVTCIGSLGGIAMSKQISITNQQINAVVTRKNQYSRFHFYNVLFNIHELAKSAGTTTLAIINKSAFSQISLLSPLPEQQKIAAILSSVDEVIEKTRAQIDKLKDLKTAMMQELLTKGIGHREFKDSPVGRIPAGWDVMQMDSVTKVIDSLHQTPKFSSEGLPMIRVSDIKSGKVNTEKAFKVNEEVFKQFTKNHKPRKGDLLMSRVGSYGVCCHLDRDVDLCLGQNTVATDRVDQQRQLCIGKLCN
- a CDS encoding DUF3800 domain-containing protein, whose amino-acid sequence is MSIFVLVKIQWLLTELISNVNFVLVSCVIEKRRLRNRYQNPDNPYHLALALGLERIYRFLQEKEQDNRLTHIIVERCGKKEDDELELEFRRVCDGANWFKRVLPFDICFADKKTNSAGLQLADLVARPVGMSVLRPKQDNRAFEALRPKFYCRSGRNNVGRHFEGWGLKKFP
- a CDS encoding nucleotidyltransferase substrate binding protein, which translates into the protein MTADIRWQQRYANYRRALAHLNNAVALSRERPLSELEQQGLIQSFEFTHELAWNCLKDYLQYQGTQNLMGSRDATRKAFSVGLIGQGEVWMDMIASRNRTSHTYNRATAQAIVEAVIGRYQPQFVLLDQRLAELKAAGQ